One window of the Populus trichocarpa isolate Nisqually-1 chromosome 9, P.trichocarpa_v4.1, whole genome shotgun sequence genome contains the following:
- the LOC7454868 gene encoding 40S ribosomal protein S15a-5 produces MGRRILNDALRAIVNAERRSKSTVELQPISTVTSSFLKIMKDRGYIKNFHVYDPHRVGRITVELQGRVTDCRALTYRQDIKAKDIEAYRLRNLPTRQWGYVVVTTPDGILDHEEAISRNVGGQVLGYFH; encoded by the coding sequence atgggGAGGAGGATATTGAACGATGCCTTGAGGGCAATAGTGAACGCAGAGAGGAGAAGTAAATCTACTGTGGAGTTACAGCCCATTTCTACTGTCACGTCTTCTTTTCTTAAGATCATGAAAGACAGgggatatataaaaaactttcatGTTTATGATCCACACAGAGTGGGAAGGATAACTGTTGAATTACAAGGCAGGGTTACTGATTGTCGAGCTCTCACTTACAGGCAAGACATTAAGGCAAAGGATATAGAAGCTTACAGATTGCGGAACCTTCCTACACGGCAGTGGGGTTATGTTGTGGTCACAACTCCGGATGGTATATTGGATCATGAAGAGGCTATCAGTCGGAATGTGGGAGGTCAGGTTCTTGGTTATTTTCATTAG